The sequence below is a genomic window from Carassius carassius chromosome 45, fCarCar2.1, whole genome shotgun sequence.
AACCCGGGGACATGGAGGATGAAAGGGGGTTGCACCAGGAAAAAGGGGAATGATCTATGATCTGgatatttcaatttagttttaatgCAGATTTCATATAAAATTTAGTGTAAGACTTATGCAAATCAATTATACTTACCAGAAGGCCACAGAATGCTAATTCCACCAATCATTTTtatctgtatacagtatatttttcatattttgtgtatttacagCCCAACAATGTTTTGATTGAATTGACTGCTGTAACAACATAAGGACAGTCTCTCTGAGTGCACATATTAATATCCAGTCTACCCTGTCACCAGATATCCCTCTTAAGAAGAGCTTAGCTGCTGTATGCAACACGCTCACAACATGAGAATCATTTCTGGATACTGCTGCTAATAATGCCACATGCATCTTTGAAATAACTTTTCACTTGTTAGTTCATGTTCATcccaggtccattaaataataataagagaaactacttttaattttaataatacaatagcaaatactgaaatgaattaaaatgaataaatgcttAAGAAATATTTGAATTGTCAGTTCGTGTAGTTAACGGATCTTAACAAATGAATCTTATTGTAAGGTGATGTTAACCGATATTTATATGAAATTCAAAACCAGTGTCATCAagcgattttttttattttattcagggaATGCATTTatgcacaaaatatatattagtcAACAGGGTTTCTGTGCAACTGTCTCTTTCTCATCCACTTTACAAACATtaataacacaataaaatatcatgttctcattaaaaatatacacaggTCAGTGAGTACTGTAAAGAACACCAACACGCTCCTGAAACAACAACATGACAATTTACAGGCTCGACTTCTCCACACGAGCTGGTAATGTTTGGCACATGGACAGCGGTTTCATTTGGCAGTTGATCATTCCGAGCTGAAAAATATTGCATAAGATAGCACAaaggaattgtgggtaaaaaaaaagaagcaagagCCAGTAGAAAGCATCACTTCAGCCTTTTTACTCACATACTTTAGCAAGTCTGGCAAAAGATTGTCAATTCTTGAAATGACttcattaaatgttttgaaaatgatTCGGTCCATTTGACACAGCTCAGTTAAACGGAGTGTAAACTTGTACTTCATGCAGACTTTGAAACCAAAGTAATTCATTAATCAAAGAAAGTTTAAGTGCTTTCAGTTAGATTTGCTTTTGTGCTGTTAAATTTTGAAAGCAAGCATTTGATCGGATGATTATGACTTCATGGCTAGAAATAAGTCACCCATCAGAGCATCTAGTAACACCAGAGCTCACCTAATATGATCAATTATGATAATTTGGCACCTAAACACACAGGGAGTAAGAAAACAATGGATGGAACTACAACCGTCTACGTCTACCAACTCTCTTCAATAACAGCTTTGAATATGCTGAAAGCTACTCGGTGAAATAATATTCCAGGTTCAGTACAAGTTCAActcgacagcatttgtggcagAATTTTGACTAGCACAAAATGTCATTTTGACTCATcccttcttttctttaaaaaataaataaataaatgaggcaATGGTGAGGCTCTTACAATTAAAGTGAATGGGATTTAAAGAAATGTGCAGCTTCTAATTTCATAAAAGCACTTTCattaatttgttattaaattatttgagctctaaatataattaaatcagAATTTTAGGGTTTTAGTGTTTAAGGctttatgttttaatggtaatGACGTAGTATTGTCAGTTAACTTTATACAAAAAAAGGTTAGGCAAGCAATTCTTCacactaaaatcatgttaacacGCATATTGTGTACTTCTAGTGGCCATACTAttgaaatattgaatattttcatgtttatatttacatttacttccATTGTGTAAATGGCACCTCTGCTAGGAGTTCTGTAACCCAGAATTGtgtggttttcttttttctttttttacagacacATTTTGATGGTAATCAACATTATACCACCAATGATTTCACCTTGTACTGAACTCAGAACAGTCCTTAAATGTATATCAGAACCtctaatatataaacaaataattacacaGGTTTACTTTCCAAAGCAAGTAATGTAACTAAAaagttgtaaataatatgatttgCTCCCTCCGTTACAAATAGCAGCAGTGCGATCATGTAAACTAAGAACAAGTCCAGTGACCCTCATCCCGTGTCTGTTTCTTTACACCTGAACACACACTCAGAGGCTCTCCCAAACGCTCAGAACAGCCAGCAGAAATGAGATCAGAATCAGATATGTGGGTGGTGTTTCCCACCGTCTTCAAAGACATTACACCACCAAATATAGGTGCAAGTCCAACATCAGCATTTTATgaatctgtaaaaacatttgggACTCTTTTATTTGATTCTTCAGCTCATATCTTGTTTCTCCCAGTGCCTGAACCAGATCCATGGAAAAGTGActcctttccaaaaaaaaaaaaaaaaaaaaaacaccattggGAGATCCAGTGGCATTCTTGGTCAGGGTGGGTTTGGGTCAGAGAGGGCAATATAAGCAGATTCTCCTTCCTCTTAGTCCGTGGTGCCCAATTTTGCAATGAGCTCGTCACAAATCTTAGAAAGCTCTTCAATCTCTTGATTCTGGAAATAATaatgtgaattttaaataatgttttcttgGGAAGAATCTCGAGTTGATGTTGCAGCATGTGTTAAATTGCATGTGAATGTGTGAGCGTTCACCTTCTGTTCGAGCGCCCGCTCCAGGGACTCTGCCTTCATCTGCTCTTTTCTCAGGCTGGCGTTCAGTGCCACGCTCTCTGCGTTGGCCTTCGATCGCACTTGAGCTATTTCCTCATTTGCTCTGGAAAAACATATGCAGGTCAGAGATCAATCAATAAGAGTAAAAAACATTAGATTATTCCATTAGGTTACATTAGAACTGATGTATATCGCTTTTACTTGTCAAGTTTCTCCTCTGCGTGGATTTTGAGGGTCTGATAACGTTGTTCCTCCTGCCTCACGCGTGTGAGGTATTCCTGAGCGCACTTCTTTAGCACTTCCTCATTCTGACAAGAGACCAGCACAAACATCAGTGCATGTCCAGAGGAATCATTTATAAATTCAGCATTTCAGAAGATACCTTACCTTCTTAAACCCCTCGAGAACGGTCTTCATGTTTTCGTAGCGTCTGAACAGGTCGGAGAGCGAGCGCTCCACTGAGTTGAGGTCTGCGAGGGCCTGATCTCTCTCCAAGGTTATCTGTTGGACGCTTTTCTGGGATCCAATGTTCTTTCGCTGCTCATCTTCTGTATTGGGATAAAAACCAGGCATAAAACATTTAAGTTTTATATTCAGAATTGTATTAAAATGGCTCTGACTCACCTATCATTTGAGCTACCGTCTTCTCATATTCATCCACTATTTTCCTATTGAAAAAGCAGTAAGTAATGTTAGAATGTTCCATTGTTGGGACTGTACTGTGCGGGCATTAAACTTGTATGAGAATAAAACCATCCCCGGTGCATTCTGGGAAGGGTTCTAGATTAGGATGTACCTCATTTCAGTAACTTCCAGTCTACTCTCTTCATATTTCCTCTTCCACTCATTGGCTTCGATCTCTTTGGCAATTATCTACAGgtacaaaaacacaattttacatgtactgtacattgtAACGAGACTGCATATTTAAAACAGTGTAGACACAGGGCAGATGTTGATGTTACCTCTTCTCTGATCAGCGTGAGCACAGCTGCTTTATCTATCTCACTGAGAGGAATTGAATCCAGCCCTGGACTCGTCTTCACTATGGTCTCACTGTCTGAAGAGCTCAGAGTCTTACACAAACTCTCACTCTGAAGAATAAACACAGTCAGATGAAAGCTTTAGGATCTATTTCATTTTGAATTACTTTACTTTTCTTATAATACTATATGGTAACATACATAACACCAACATTTTTCAATAAGATGAAACAATGACTGCACTCTTTCCTCTGACACAGTTATTAGCTCGACCTTGGGCAGATTAAGGCCTGTGGACATCATAATCCTTTTAATGGGATTATAATTATGAATCCCTGTCGGGCAGATAAATGGCACCTCTGATAGGAATTCATGTGTTGAAGGTAGTCATATTTGCAGGAATGGCTTGGATATCGTATCTAATAGACATGAACAAATCAGTACTTACAGGAGAGGAAAGGTCCTTCTCATCAAACTGGTCTCTTATGCCCACTAGCAGATCTGATTGAAAAGAAAATCTAATTATTACTGGTTTGCACTATTTCCTGTGATTTTATAAATAGTTCTGTTGTTGTTACTTTGAAAGTGGATAAAGATTTCTAAAAAGACGAATCGGTATAATAAAGTATTTAAACCGTTTATAACTGATGGTTTCTCTatggcttaaaaaataaaataatatacaaataattcaTGAAGTAGCCATTAGAGGGCAGCACAGGCCCTAGTAAAAGACCATTCAGATCAAACCTGTTTTATAAAGTCTATGGATCAAACACGCCATGCTGCGTTCAGTTCTCCCTCTTTTATCGACACATAATTACGTTTTAAGATAAGAAAAAACGTATATTTATGTCTTTATCCAGGTATTTAAAGTCCTCATGCAGGTATTATCTATATACAACCCCTTAACGGCATTCGCAACGaatttatcttttgtaatgtcaaTTATTTCTAGGTAAAACAATATTCAGCTGCATCCTATGGAAGGCGGGACGTCATTGTATCCACTGTGATTTGATTGGATCATGTGAAGGCTATGCTATGATCTTATTGGTTAATATTAGCTGCTTGTTTCCTGCTCGCGCAGCCTTAAACACGACGTCAGCAGCAAAATTAAAAAGTACTATTTTGTGAAgctgatatatttacattttcataaaagaCTATGACAACaaatatcttttttgttttgttttagaataATATTTTTGATTTCACATTGTCTTTACACAAGGTCCCTTTACACAGGACCATTTACTTTTCAACATCCATGACACTGCTATATTAACTGCTCATCAACTTAATTAACTACATGTGTCAAAGAACACAATCTTGCCTAACCTAATTGCTCTCTGGTAGCTCCAAAGCTCCTATTTAAAATTGAATGGGAATAACAGGACTGTCTGCGACTGTTTTTGTTTGCTGGGCAAATGAATATGCCAACAGAACAGATAGCTGTTCTTTTTTTGtcttgaaggagagagagaagcaaGCAGAACAAGTAAGTCTGTTTCCCATTCACAAGAGTCTGAACAATGCCCCCAAACTGTCCGATCTAACAGAGCAGTGCTTGTTAAACCTCATTAGTGACATACTGATCCAGTCTCTAAAGATTATTGATTTATTATCTGAGAACAAACACTGCTACAATAGAGCAGACTGAGAAGTAACAAGCCCTCACCGTCTGCAGTCTTAGTAGAGGTGGTTGTTTCGGTGGAGTCTGAAAAATCCTCCGGCCCGTCCTTCTGGCCCATGACAGTGGAGGCTAACTTCTCCTCATCTGTGGCGTGATGAACGCGGTGGGGCAGTTTAGATGCTGGATCTTCCTGCTCGTCTTTCTCCTGTAAATGATAATAATTTTATAGACatgatttataatgtttatagGCTGACTTCAGAGATTTTGCACTGATGGTAAACAGATATTTTTTTCTGCGTACAAAATAGCACTGCAGTTCAGCTGTGAACAAGCCAAATATTTGAACAGTCTAAAAAATTGTCATGAGTGAAAGAACAAGGAACAGGATGTTTGCTAAAAGTCACTGCTGTAATCACAAAGTCCAAGACAATACAGCAAATCTAGAGGCtttgtttataatatatactTGTTATGCTTTCACAGTCATCTACATACCCACCAAAGCACACACAGATATGCAAATACATGCCCACAGAGAACAAGATGCATACAATTTGCAATTTGTTGGACAGTATTGAAATGATACCTGATTGCAGACATCCAGGACTAAGGACTGATTCTCATACTTCTTTACTTTACATGAGTTCCTGGAGAAAAGAACATTGACAGAATCAGAACATGCAAAAcacaatgaaatttttttttggaaaaaataatactaaatacaGATTTCGATAAACCCATTATTTATCaacatcataattttttttagttcgcaatataaataaataatgggtgATAAATATGATTGCAAATATGGTagttataaatgaaaatgaaatgaaatgaaagctAGGCAAAAAAAAACTAGCTTTTCACGAGATGCTGCATCCATGCCAGCAGGTGTTCAATACAAGACCACTGTGGTATTAGCctcaaaacatttaaattgcattattttCTATGTAACCTATATAAGCTTTGCAGCACTACCTTTGGCATCTTTTGAAAACCTCTCTGGTTAACCACTCAGAAAGAGCAATTATaggcattaaattaaaaaaataaaataaaaataatataactgaaaatgcatatttaaaatccTAAGACTGATTTGTGCTTTACAACACTGTTTAGTAAAGTGACCATCTATATATTGGCCACCATGAGAGAGTCAGATGTGAAAATCACTACAAAATGCCCATGGAGTAAATCAATTCTGTCTGCCAGACAGTTAGAATACAATGAAATAAATAACTTCTGCCCTAGTTTAGAGGACTGATTCTGTACATGATTTGGAGCCAGAGGGCAGTTCAGCCTTCAACAGAGCTCATGACATGCAATGGGACAGAATAGATAACCTCGAAAGTACAGGAAAGGAGGGCAGGAGAGGATacttacaatagaaaacagagaAACCGCACTTGCTCAGTGGTCCTGAGGACAGTATGAGAGAGGAAGGGACAGGGGAGGGAGGAAGCACACACAGAGAGGAGGGGATGTGGAGAGGGGAGGGGACGTGCCGTAAGACATTAGAGGGCAAGATTGAAGCATGAAGAAAACATGTAGGAGTGATTTTAAGCTTCGTGACTTTCACAAACAAAAAGGAGTTAGTTTGTAGAGGGGATGCCATAGTTTAGTGGAAAGTGGGAGTTGTATACACTGGGACAGTGTAAACAAGACTACCGTAAACTTTACGAACGTAAACTACGTATGAAAAATGATTGTGCCACAGGAACTATGTACGACTGAACAACAGCTGAGATGTTGAAAAGAAAGGGTAGCATaccaacagtaaaaaaaaaacagaaaaggtgTGCCTGATAATGTTCAGTAGGTGAAAATCGCTTCTTTTTGCTCATTCTATGCACAACATCTATATACAGATGcaacacaaaacatcattttatCTCCCTGTCTAGCATTATATGCCACTCACGTAATGATCCTGTCTTTGTTTTTCTTCGGAGACTGTCCTGATTTTTTCCACTGCTCCACAGATCCCTCTGGTTTGTGTTTGTCTGTAAGCTCCTCAGGAGTTGGTTTAATCGTGTCACTTCCACCTAAGGTCTTTGATGGCTTAAAAGGATCAATAGAGTCATCAAAGTTATCAGGGTCAAACTTATATGATCCTTCAGGAAGTGTTGGCAAGTTACTAAGTTTACTGTTCCCACCAAAAGGATTAAAGTTGGGATCGTCCCACTGACTTGGGTCAAAGTTGTAGGATTTTTTAGGAATAGGAATATCATCAGTGTCCTCAGATGGCGGTTGGTCTTGTTCTGATGATGTCTGCAGTGGTGGAGCTGCTGTTTCTGCAGCTTTTGGTCTTTGTTTTTTTGGAGTAGTCAGCTTGCTGCTTGTCTTCTTTCCAGACCTCTTGGGTGGAGGTCTCTTTGCTTCAGCATCATCAAGTCCAAACTCCAGCATTACTGGCTGAGCAGGCATTTCATCTGTCACGTCTGATTTAGGAATACTGGCAGGCGGAGAGTTCTGCAACTTGGACCCTCTGGTAGCGAATTGATTTATGGCATCATCAGACTGATTAGGGTCAAAGCTGTAGCTCCCCTTTGGAAGTATCGGAGGATCGTCATCCACCTCGTTGGGGTCTACACCATTCAGTGGGGCCTTTACCTTAAGGGAAGGAGGTCTAGTCTTGAGGGACTTGGTCTGTGGTTTGGAGGATGGCTCTTCAATGTGACCATTGCAGGTGTTGGTGTCATCTGTTGTTCCTGCTTCAGCAGGATCGGGTTGGTCCACATCCATGTCAGCAGAGGAAGGCTGGTTCCTGAGGTTCAGGGCTGGGGTTGGGTCCACACTGCTCTGCTGCACCACCGAGGCAGGTGCATCCTCAGGAAAGCTCTCGTCCAGGGTCAGGTTCTGGGTTTTAGTTGTGATGGAGGTCAAATGATTTACTTCTGGGAAACCTGTCAAGAGTAGAAAAGGGAATTATTTGTCTATGATCTACAACATTTATAGAATTATCCTATTGAAATACATGCAATAGTATGTTACAGAATATTGCAGTATTTTCATCTAATACCACTTTTCTTGTTATTTCAGGgtgtttttccttttcctttcatATGTTCTTCGAGCACATACAGTATGCTCTATTGTTCAACCTATCGAGGACATTTGAAGAACAGACTTCCTTACGACAGAAAAGGCAGGAAATGCTTCGCTCAGGATGCTAAGAGCTGAACAATAGTCTTCTCCTCCCTGTCTCCAACAGGCATAAAAACTCAACAGCAGAATTTCAAGCAACAATCAAATATAAATGTGGGCTAGCCCATTTTGTATGTACTGCAATGAAGAATTAAAGTCTGCCATGATACGAAGAAAAACTGATAActgataaacaaaatatgtgaaattatgATTTTGCCACTTTGAAAACACTCTCCATTGACAAACAGTCCTGCTGGCTGATTTTGATGCAATAGCCTGTTGCTAAGAGACAAGAAGAGACAGTCTATTTTTAAATGAGATGTATGCCTTCGCTCTGACCTCCGACTGAGACAGCTTTAAGAAATACTAGCTGTTATctgttcaaaatatttatatgcaAGAAAGAACATGTCCAGTGATGAGGAGACTGTTTCTCACAGTTGACTTTGTGTATTCAGTAAGTGCTCCAACACGACATGCGTTTGAGTTTGTTTGAGGGATATTCTGTAGCGGTTAAGACCCAGGTGTGGTAACCGAACGGTTGCAGGTTTGATCCCCACAAAGACTAAGACATGATTCCTAACTATTGTACTCTTAAGTAAGGCACTTAACCAAAGATTTCTCCTGGGGATTGACCAGTAAAAAGTTCTTAGCACTGTTCTAAAGTAACATAATGTGAAAATCACATAAACAATTATAACTTCTAGGCTAGTAGCCTAAAGTTTAAACTGTAACACAGTGGTTTCCACTGGACATCCAAAAAGAGGAACTTGAGTTTTACCAACTATCATTTTAAGGAACTAGCTTTACGTGTATGAAATTAAAACAACATCAGCATTGTAATGATAATATTTCACTCACAGACCTTCCATAAGTCCTCTCCAATGCCCATGCCTAGTCTTTCTCCTGAAGTTCTagctatctctttctctctgtgtcttttgtacacaaatacactgTCCCTCAGTGTTAAATGAGATGGCAGACAGCCCTTGTCATCAAGGACACAAAAACACTCTGATCAGCACTTTTGAAGTCTGACTGCTCTTGACATCACTTCCAGAGGTCAAGGCTCCTCCTTAAAATTCATACGGCAAGCTAATTTCTGCAATGAATAAACCTTTTGACAGATAAAAGCCATGTCCCTATACATTTGATGTCCATTTTTAGAAAGATCTACAGGTTTTATTTACTATCTGTCAATTTAGGGCCTTGTGATTCATTCATATTGGTTAGGTAACCGAAATGTTGAAAGATTGTACTCAAGGAGGCCATTTTGAACACAAGACACGACGCGCCAGTGAAGGAGAATCATCAGGCACACTGCGATTAGTTATGCAACCAGCTCTAGTGGCTGTGACTTCAGCTTTCTCTTTGTGTTGGGAGTGTGCTGCCTTGAAAATGTTTATATCATCAAAACGGAAAAGCCTTGCTATGCTATGGACAGCATGAGCTAATAATCAAATCACAAAGGCTTCATCTACACCCTGTTCAGAGACATTTCAGATCGATTTTGATtatatctaaaataataataacactcaTCCCAGGAAAATGCATAATGCTGTTAAAACATATTAGTCAGTTCCGTCTTAAAGATACAGCACACAACAGCCATAAAAAATGAGACTGTATAACCAAGCTTGTTCTAGAGTAGAAAATGcaattatactgtaaataatgaacgtttattttttaataatatactcTGACGTCCAAAAGCAATGGATGTCAACAAGTGTTTATCTGACTTTACACTGAAGGCGCAGCAGGATTTAGTGTTTGGGGTGGAGACAACACAATAAGGCTTGTGTTTACATAACCACAAATTCTGGCTAAAGCACTGCTAGCcatgaaaatgtgtgttccaGATGCTGGTGTATATCTGTACAGCTGTGAGGATGAGGATGTCTGTGGTGGAAACTGGATTGTGCGTTGCTGGAGCCAGACTTTTACTGTCTGTCTGCTCAAGTAATCCGAACCACGACACGTAGACTTGGAAAAGCTGTGTCTATTAGCCTAGAGCATACTGAGGAAAACGTCTCAAAAAATTCCCTGAAAAAGTTAacatattttaaagcatttattcctGAGAGGTATAACAATCAAGCTTCCAGAAATTAGGGTTAGGAAAGGAACCAGAGAGAACAATTTAATTGTGAATAAACTAGCTAGCAAGCATAGCTCAGTTTCAGTGAGTGTAAATGTGTGTTGtagagtgtctgtgtgtggcaTTTAGAGCAAAGAACTAAATCACATGCTGTGAGCCTTTGATCTTGTCCATTGATAAATGTGCTCTGAGAGGAGCCGGCGCTTTTGTTCAATTCCAATCTCCTGAATTCCAAGCTATGCACTTTTCCCACACTGGGTCAGGGGCCTCTCTTTACCCAAACTTCTATTTTCAAACCTCAAAACCTCCTCCTCTCAGTTACAAAAATGTAACTAATACTGTCGGCACTGTTTAAAATCAGGCAGAGGTTAAAATGCATGGATGCCTTTGACTCTTTGCAGTGCAAACACAGAAATGTTTTCCTCCTCACCTATGAAACCACTGGAAGACTTTATCAGAGCTTCTCGCAAAGACTAAAATACGATTTCAGAAGAAAAACAATAGTAAGGTGCATGTTTTCTAATGCATTCACTCAACGGTAATGACAAGTCAAATTTTAGAGTGTTTATGAGATTTTAATGGGCAGATAAATTCCTCAAAAATGTCTGGGGAAGTGCAGCTGTTTTGAGTTAGTGATATGGTACACTCCCCTGAATTTGGACACATGTCTGATGGCAGAAGAGGAAACAATGCAagcttttaagtaaaataaactattttagatAAGGAACAGAAACATGAATCGATGTGCTTGTCAAAATCATCAAATTTATTGTAGAAGACAGTAAGGCCTTATACGAATGGTACTCAATTTGCATTTGCAATT
It includes:
- the LOC132127687 gene encoding transforming acidic coiled-coil-containing protein 1-like isoform X2, which encodes MSWLSPVQWAKWTWSAVRGGGEEEGETYLGMDDEALSEEAREAIPKDREDDERSHGCSSDSEGQFETPEAETPVHQPYEEPPALDQPITESTGFPEVNHLTSITTKTQNLTLDESFPEDAPASVVQQSSVDPTPALNLRNQPSSADMDVDQPDPAEAGTTDDTNTCNGHIEEPSSKPQTKSLKTRPPSLKVKAPLNGVDPNEVDDDPPILPKGSYSFDPNQSDDAINQFATRGSKLQNSPPASIPKSDVTDEMPAQPVMLEFGLDDAEAKRPPPKRSGKKTSSKLTTPKKQRPKAAETAAPPLQTSSEQDQPPSEDTDDIPIPKKSYNFDPSQWDDPNFNPFGGNSKLSNLPTLPEGSYKFDPDNFDDSIDPFKPSKTLGGSDTIKPTPEELTDKHKPEGSVEQWKKSGQSPKKNKDRIITNSCKVKKYENQSLVLDVCNQEKDEQEDPASKLPHRVHHATDEEKLASTVMGQKDGPEDFSDSTETTTSTKTADDLLVGIRDQFDEKDLSSPSESLCKTLSSSDSETIVKTSPGLDSIPLSEIDKAAVLTLIREEIIAKEIEANEWKRKYEESRLEVTEMRKIVDEYEKTVAQMIEDEQRKNIGSQKSVQQITLERDQALADLNSVERSLSDLFRRYENMKTVLEGFKKNEEVLKKCAQEYLTRVRQEEQRYQTLKIHAEEKLDKANEEIAQVRSKANAESVALNASLRKEQMKAESLERALEQKNQEIEELSKICDELIAKLGTTD
- the LOC132127687 gene encoding transforming acidic coiled-coil-containing protein 1-like isoform X3 translates to MGGSQSKTNSIKQQSISISSDSEGQFETPEAETPVHQPYEEPPALDQPITESTGFPEVNHLTSITTKTQNLTLDESFPEDAPASVVQQSSVDPTPALNLRNQPSSADMDVDQPDPAEAGTTDDTNTCNGHIEEPSSKPQTKSLKTRPPSLKVKAPLNGVDPNEVDDDPPILPKGSYSFDPNQSDDAINQFATRGSKLQNSPPASIPKSDVTDEMPAQPVMLEFGLDDAEAKRPPPKRSGKKTSSKLTTPKKQRPKAAETAAPPLQTSSEQDQPPSEDTDDIPIPKKSYNFDPSQWDDPNFNPFGGNSKLSNLPTLPEGSYKFDPDNFDDSIDPFKPSKTLGGSDTIKPTPEELTDKHKPEGSVEQWKKSGQSPKKNKDRIITNSCKVKKYENQSLVLDVCNQEKDEQEDPASKLPHRVHHATDEEKLASTVMGQKDGPEDFSDSTETTTSTKTADDLLVGIRDQFDEKDLSSPSESLCKTLSSSDSETIVKTSPGLDSIPLSEIDKAAVLTLIREEIIAKEIEANEWKRKYEESRLEVTEMRKIVDEYEKTVAQMIEDEQRKNIGSQKSVQQITLERDQALADLNSVERSLSDLFRRYENMKTVLEGFKKNEEVLKKCAQEYLTRVRQEEQRYQTLKIHAEEKLDKANEEIAQVRSKANAESVALNASLRKEQMKAESLERALEQKNQEIEELSKICDELIAKLGTTD
- the LOC132127687 gene encoding transforming acidic coiled-coil-containing protein 1-like isoform X1, giving the protein MSWLSPVQWAKWTWSAVRGGGEEEGETYLGMDDEALSEEAREAIPKDREDDERSHGCSSSDSEGQFETPEAETPVHQPYEEPPALDQPITESTGFPEVNHLTSITTKTQNLTLDESFPEDAPASVVQQSSVDPTPALNLRNQPSSADMDVDQPDPAEAGTTDDTNTCNGHIEEPSSKPQTKSLKTRPPSLKVKAPLNGVDPNEVDDDPPILPKGSYSFDPNQSDDAINQFATRGSKLQNSPPASIPKSDVTDEMPAQPVMLEFGLDDAEAKRPPPKRSGKKTSSKLTTPKKQRPKAAETAAPPLQTSSEQDQPPSEDTDDIPIPKKSYNFDPSQWDDPNFNPFGGNSKLSNLPTLPEGSYKFDPDNFDDSIDPFKPSKTLGGSDTIKPTPEELTDKHKPEGSVEQWKKSGQSPKKNKDRIITNSCKVKKYENQSLVLDVCNQEKDEQEDPASKLPHRVHHATDEEKLASTVMGQKDGPEDFSDSTETTTSTKTADDLLVGIRDQFDEKDLSSPSESLCKTLSSSDSETIVKTSPGLDSIPLSEIDKAAVLTLIREEIIAKEIEANEWKRKYEESRLEVTEMRKIVDEYEKTVAQMIEDEQRKNIGSQKSVQQITLERDQALADLNSVERSLSDLFRRYENMKTVLEGFKKNEEVLKKCAQEYLTRVRQEEQRYQTLKIHAEEKLDKANEEIAQVRSKANAESVALNASLRKEQMKAESLERALEQKNQEIEELSKICDELIAKLGTTD